A part of Halobacillus shinanisalinarum genomic DNA contains:
- a CDS encoding Na(+)/H(+) antiporter subunit B encodes MTRTNDLILRTTTSIIAFILLGFSLYLFFAGHNAPGGGFVGGLMAVAALVLMYMAYGLNAMEKVIRVNFRYMTFTGLLIAVATGIGSFAFGEPFLSQTFAYFQLPILGRTELATALLFDLGVYLTVIGISMTIILTVANDTE; translated from the coding sequence ATGACTAGGACAAACGACTTAATATTACGAACGACGACTTCGATTATTGCTTTTATCCTTCTTGGGTTCTCACTCTATTTATTTTTTGCCGGGCATAACGCTCCTGGTGGAGGTTTTGTTGGTGGTTTGATGGCTGTTGCAGCCCTTGTTCTGATGTATATGGCTTATGGCCTAAATGCTATGGAAAAAGTGATTCGCGTTAACTTTCGCTACATGACTTTTACCGGACTACTTATTGCTGTTGCTACAGGTATAGGCTCGTTTGCGTTTGGGGAACCATTCTTAAGTCAAACTTTTGCTTATTTCCAGCTACCTATCTTAGGGAGAACAGAACTAGCTACAGCTCTATTATTTGATTTAGGAGTATACTTGACGGTAATCGGCATCTCCATGACGATTATCTTAACGGTCGCAAACGATACCGAGTAA
- a CDS encoding acyl-CoA thioesterase, translating into MKINETPINVRYQETDMMGVVYHANYLVWFEIGRTAFIEDLGYKYHEIEQQGVYSPVVDVTINYKNPVRYGDDVHVVTWIDDYDGLRITYGYEVRYEEGEVAVKGTTKHVIVKQDSFRPVSIRRSFPDWHEAYVQAMESSK; encoded by the coding sequence ATGAAAATAAACGAAACCCCAATTAACGTTCGCTACCAGGAAACAGACATGATGGGGGTAGTCTACCACGCCAATTATTTAGTTTGGTTTGAAATCGGTCGGACAGCCTTTATTGAGGATCTGGGTTATAAATATCACGAAATTGAGCAGCAAGGAGTTTATTCTCCAGTCGTAGATGTAACGATCAACTATAAAAACCCTGTTCGCTACGGGGATGATGTCCATGTCGTTACATGGATCGACGATTATGATGGTCTGAGAATTACGTACGGCTATGAAGTAAGGTATGAGGAGGGGGAAGTAGCTGTTAAAGGTACGACGAAGCATGTCATCGTTAAACAGGACAGCTTTCGGCCGGTATCCATTCGCAGAAGTTTCCCTGACTGGCATGAAGCCTATGTGCAGGCAATGGAGTCTTCAAAATAA
- the yidD gene encoding membrane protein insertion efficiency factor YidD: MKQLLIGLITFYRKFISPMTPPSCRFQPTCSEYGIESLRRFGFLKGTYLTIIRVCKCHPFHKGGFDPVPLKNDHHKDVPDR; the protein is encoded by the coding sequence ATGAAGCAACTCCTGATTGGTCTGATTACGTTTTATCGTAAGTTCATAAGCCCTATGACCCCGCCGAGCTGCCGCTTCCAGCCGACTTGTTCCGAATATGGGATCGAATCATTAAGGCGATTTGGCTTTTTAAAAGGAACCTATTTAACAATAATACGTGTGTGTAAGTGTCATCCTTTTCATAAGGGTGGTTTTGATCCCGTTCCCTTAAAGAACGATCACCATAAAGATGTTCCAGACCGCTAA
- a CDS encoding cytochrome c biogenesis CcdA family protein produces the protein MSDINIFLAFGAGFLSFISPCVLPLYPVFLSYITGMSINELKEDNGMLKKKSLTHTVLFLLGFTTIFIILGFSGSLFSQFFIQNEEIIRRVGAILIIFFGFVIIGVFNFRFLMKDRKVTFKNRPTGYLGSFIIGLTFSLGWTPCMGPILASVLALAADNSELFLVMMISYSLGFSIPFLVLSFFIGKLDWIKRHSGKIMKIGGYIMIFMGVALYFDWMTKLTSYLAGLFGFQGF, from the coding sequence ATGTCAGATATAAATATATTTTTAGCGTTTGGTGCTGGCTTTCTTTCCTTTATATCACCATGTGTTCTTCCTTTGTATCCCGTTTTCCTATCTTACATAACAGGGATGAGCATAAATGAATTAAAAGAAGATAATGGAATGCTTAAGAAGAAGAGCCTCACTCATACCGTATTATTCTTGCTTGGTTTTACGACTATTTTTATAATTTTAGGTTTTTCAGGGTCTTTATTCTCCCAATTTTTCATTCAAAATGAGGAGATTATCCGTCGGGTTGGAGCCATTCTGATCATCTTCTTCGGATTTGTGATCATTGGTGTGTTCAACTTCCGATTTCTAATGAAGGATCGCAAAGTCACTTTTAAAAATCGTCCTACCGGATATCTAGGTTCATTTATTATAGGGCTGACATTTTCACTAGGCTGGACACCTTGTATGGGACCGATCCTGGCTTCCGTATTGGCGCTTGCTGCTGATAACTCGGAGCTATTCCTCGTAATGATGATATCCTACTCTCTAGGTTTTTCTATTCCATTCCTAGTCCTCTCCTTTTTTATCGGGAAATTGGACTGGATCAAACGACATAGCGGTAAAATTATGAAAATCGGTGGATATATTATGATTTTCATGGGGGTTGCTTTGTACTTTGATTGGATGACGAAATTAACTTCCTATCTTGCAGGGTTATTTGGCTTCCAAGGTTTTTAA
- a CDS encoding HesB/YadR/YfhF family protein, giving the protein MNLHVTEEAAKWYENELDIEGETSIRFYVRYGGVGGLQPGFSLAIREDVKQEPIASTKVNQVEYFVEETDEWYFDNHSLKVLLSEKWDEPEFEYE; this is encoded by the coding sequence ATGAATTTACATGTAACAGAAGAAGCAGCTAAGTGGTATGAGAATGAACTAGATATAGAGGGAGAGACATCCATCCGCTTTTATGTACGCTATGGAGGAGTTGGGGGATTGCAACCAGGGTTCTCTCTGGCTATTCGCGAAGACGTAAAACAAGAACCTATCGCCTCGACGAAAGTCAATCAAGTCGAATATTTCGTTGAAGAAACCGATGAATGGTACTTTGATAACCATTCATTAAAAGTACTGCTCAGTGAAAAATGGGATGAACCGGAATTTGAATATGAATGA
- the acnA gene encoding aconitate hydratase AcnA: MASNAFNARKQFDLNGKTYNYYDLKALEDAGHGKISRLPFSIRILLESLLRQHDGRVIHDGHVESLANWGTSKSKGEDVPFKPSRVILQDFTGVPAVVDLASLRKAMVDMGGSPDEINPEVPVDLVIDHSVQVDKYGTADSLNTNMELEFERNQERYEFLHWAQKAFNNYRAVPPATGIVHQVNLEYIANVVHAKENDEGTVDTYPDTLVGTDSHTTMINGLGVLGWGVGGIEAEAGMLGQPSYFPAPEVIGVKLNGSFPQGTTATDLALKVTQKLREQNVVGKFVEFFGPGLQEMPLADRATISNMAPEYGATCGFFPVDGESLEYMRLTGRSEEQIDLVEKYCKENNLWYDPSLEDPEFTSLVEIELSDLEPNLSGPKRPQDLIPLSQMKESFTKAITGPAGNHGFGLDKSEFDKEAEVEFANGKKAVMKTGALAIAAITSCTNTSNPHVMLGAGLVAKKAIEKGLDVPEYVKTSLAPGSKVVTRYLEDAGLMTYLNQLGFNLVGYGCTTCIGNSGPLLPEIEKAIADNDLTASSVLSGNRNFEGRIHPLVKANYLASPPLVVAYALAGTVDIDLKKEALGTDKDGKPVYFDDIWPTQEEIKAEISRAVTPEIFRKEYENVFNSNEKWNEIDTTDEPLYDWNDNSTYIQNPPFFEELSRDPETVKPLNGMRVVGKFGDSVTTDHISPAGAIPKDMPAGEYLQENNVSPRNFNSYGSRRGNHEVMMRGTFGNIRIRNGLAPETEGGFTTYWPTEEVMPIYTAAMKYKEDQTPLVVIAGNDYGMGSSRDWAAKGTDLLGIKTVIAQSFERIHRSNLVMMGVLPLQFKEGDTIESLGLTGRETIDVQVDESVKPHDLVKVTATDEEGNKKEFDVVARFDSEVEVDYYRHGGILQMVLRNKLN; the protein is encoded by the coding sequence ATGGCTAGCAATGCATTTAATGCTCGCAAACAATTTGACTTAAATGGCAAAACGTACAACTATTACGATCTAAAAGCCTTAGAAGATGCGGGACATGGCAAGATTTCCCGTCTGCCTTTCTCCATTCGTATTCTGCTTGAATCTCTGCTTCGTCAGCATGATGGACGTGTGATTCATGATGGTCACGTAGAGAGTCTAGCAAACTGGGGAACTAGTAAATCAAAAGGGGAAGATGTTCCATTTAAACCTTCCCGTGTAATTTTACAAGACTTCACTGGTGTTCCGGCAGTTGTCGATCTTGCTTCACTTCGTAAAGCAATGGTTGATATGGGAGGAAGCCCTGATGAAATCAACCCAGAAGTACCCGTAGATCTAGTTATTGACCATTCTGTACAGGTTGATAAATATGGTACAGCTGACTCGTTGAATACAAATATGGAGCTTGAATTCGAACGAAATCAAGAACGCTATGAATTTCTACACTGGGCTCAAAAAGCGTTTAATAACTATCGTGCTGTTCCACCAGCAACGGGTATCGTTCACCAGGTAAACTTAGAATACATTGCAAATGTCGTTCATGCGAAAGAGAACGATGAAGGTACTGTTGATACTTACCCTGATACATTAGTTGGGACAGACTCCCATACGACAATGATTAATGGTCTTGGCGTGCTTGGATGGGGCGTTGGCGGCATCGAAGCGGAAGCTGGCATGTTGGGGCAACCTTCCTACTTTCCTGCACCTGAGGTTATTGGCGTGAAACTTAACGGAAGTTTCCCGCAAGGAACAACAGCTACTGACTTAGCGTTAAAAGTTACACAAAAGCTAAGAGAACAAAACGTTGTTGGTAAATTTGTTGAATTCTTCGGACCTGGTTTGCAGGAAATGCCGCTTGCTGATCGTGCGACGATCTCAAACATGGCACCAGAGTATGGCGCTACGTGCGGTTTCTTCCCGGTTGACGGCGAATCTCTAGAATACATGCGTTTAACAGGACGCAGTGAAGAGCAAATTGACCTTGTTGAAAAATATTGTAAAGAAAACAATCTTTGGTATGACCCATCTCTAGAAGATCCTGAATTCACATCATTGGTTGAAATTGAATTAAGTGACCTTGAGCCAAACTTATCTGGTCCTAAGCGTCCACAAGACTTAATTCCGCTTTCTCAAATGAAAGAGTCCTTTACTAAAGCAATTACTGGACCAGCTGGAAACCACGGGTTTGGCTTAGACAAGTCAGAGTTTGACAAAGAAGCAGAAGTTGAATTTGCAAATGGCAAGAAAGCAGTTATGAAAACAGGTGCTTTAGCCATTGCCGCCATCACTTCTTGTACCAACACTTCTAACCCGCACGTGATGCTAGGTGCAGGATTAGTTGCTAAAAAGGCAATTGAAAAAGGCCTTGATGTGCCTGAATATGTGAAGACATCACTGGCCCCAGGTTCCAAAGTTGTTACACGTTACCTTGAAGATGCGGGATTAATGACGTACTTGAATCAATTAGGCTTTAACTTAGTAGGATACGGCTGTACAACTTGTATCGGGAACTCCGGTCCATTGCTTCCTGAGATTGAAAAGGCGATTGCTGATAATGATTTAACAGCATCTTCTGTTCTCTCTGGTAACCGTAACTTTGAAGGTCGTATTCACCCGCTTGTCAAAGCAAACTATTTAGCTTCTCCGCCACTAGTTGTTGCTTATGCACTAGCTGGAACGGTTGATATCGATCTCAAGAAGGAAGCGCTTGGTACTGATAAAGATGGTAAGCCAGTATACTTCGACGATATTTGGCCAACACAAGAGGAAATCAAAGCTGAGATCTCTCGCGCGGTTACGCCTGAAATTTTCCGTAAAGAGTATGAGAATGTCTTCAATTCGAACGAAAAATGGAATGAGATCGACACGACAGATGAGCCTTTATATGATTGGAACGACAATTCTACGTATATCCAGAACCCGCCGTTCTTTGAAGAATTATCTCGTGATCCAGAAACTGTTAAACCTCTAAATGGCATGCGCGTTGTTGGTAAGTTTGGTGATTCCGTAACAACTGACCACATTTCTCCAGCAGGTGCAATTCCTAAAGATATGCCGGCAGGGGAATACCTTCAGGAGAATAACGTGTCACCTCGTAACTTCAACTCTTACGGCTCACGCCGAGGGAATCATGAAGTAATGATGCGTGGTACGTTTGGTAACATCCGTATCCGCAACGGATTAGCTCCAGAGACAGAAGGTGGCTTCACAACGTACTGGCCTACCGAGGAAGTGATGCCTATTTACACAGCAGCTATGAAATACAAAGAGGACCAAACGCCTCTAGTTGTTATTGCTGGTAATGATTACGGCATGGGAAGCTCTCGTGACTGGGCAGCTAAAGGAACAGACCTTCTAGGAATTAAAACGGTTATTGCTCAAAGCTTTGAGCGTATTCACCGTTCAAACCTTGTGATGATGGGTGTTCTTCCATTGCAGTTCAAAGAAGGAGATACGATTGAATCTCTAGGATTAACAGGGCGTGAAACGATTGATGTTCAAGTGGATGAATCTGTTAAGCCTCATGATCTTGTAAAAGTAACTGCAACAGACGAAGAGGGCAATAAGAAGGAATTCGATGTTGTTGCTCGTTTCGATAGTGAGGTAGAGGTGGATTACTATCGCCATGGTGGAATTCTTCAAATGGTGCTACGTAACAAATTAAACTAA
- a CDS encoding DUF2621 domain-containing protein — translation MSGGFALFIVGWIVIMVTLMGIGGFFMFRKFLKRMPKEDGKSTIDWEEYYIERTIHMWKPEQKALLEELVSPVPELFRDIAKQKIAGRIGQVAIEKKCSKITQDVIIEGYILATPKRDHKFLIKKLNEKEIDITPYQPLFDR, via the coding sequence ATGTCAGGTGGCTTTGCCCTATTTATTGTCGGGTGGATTGTCATCATGGTCACGCTTATGGGAATTGGCGGGTTTTTCATGTTTCGCAAGTTCCTTAAGCGAATGCCAAAAGAAGATGGAAAATCAACAATTGATTGGGAAGAATATTATATAGAGCGGACAATCCATATGTGGAAACCAGAACAAAAAGCATTGCTTGAAGAACTTGTTTCCCCTGTTCCCGAGTTATTCCGAGACATTGCTAAACAGAAAATTGCCGGAAGAATTGGACAAGTGGCCATAGAAAAGAAATGCTCCAAGATCACACAAGACGTCATCATAGAAGGTTATATTCTTGCTACACCTAAACGTGATCATAAATTTTTAATCAAAAAGCTTAACGAAAAAGAAATTGACATTACACCATACCAGCCTTTATTTGATCGCTAA
- the sirA gene encoding sporulation inhibitor of replication protein SirA, producing the protein MQFVIYAIKQEVCEHYYYKVELLKRFFEECIRLPQSKLHQKQLDYITEDFSFKEWLGDLCKGAWVTPFSQHKNGHLFNYEQNYDIILTEKSCCLLQCDSLWQAERVLFQPLRMCDQTFFIVEENGEHYGWVSPLSSQRLLS; encoded by the coding sequence ATGCAATTTGTGATCTATGCAATTAAACAAGAAGTGTGTGAACACTATTATTATAAAGTAGAATTGTTAAAACGATTTTTCGAGGAGTGCATTCGTCTCCCTCAGTCAAAATTACATCAAAAACAACTGGATTATATAACCGAAGATTTCTCTTTTAAGGAATGGCTAGGGGATCTCTGCAAGGGGGCCTGGGTAACCCCATTCTCTCAACATAAGAATGGGCATTTATTCAATTATGAACAAAATTATGATATAATCTTAACTGAGAAAAGCTGTTGTCTACTACAGTGTGACAGCCTCTGGCAAGCAGAAAGGGTTCTATTTCAACCACTAAGAATGTGTGATCAAACGTTTTTTATTGTAGAGGAAAACGGCGAGCATTACGGATGGGTTTCCCCTCTTTCAAGTCAGCGTCTGTTATCGTAA
- a CDS encoding YneF family protein — MTLGIVWVIIIAVLALIGGVALGFFIARRYMMNYLKKNPPINEQMLRTMMMQMGQKPSQKKINQMMRSMNNQQNK, encoded by the coding sequence ATGACTTTGGGCATAGTATGGGTCATCATCATTGCCGTTTTGGCTCTCATTGGCGGAGTAGCCTTGGGCTTTTTCATAGCGAGAAGATATATGATGAACTATTTAAAGAAGAACCCACCAATTAATGAGCAAATGCTTCGCACAATGATGATGCAAATGGGGCAAAAGCCATCACAGAAGAAAATTAACCAAATGATGCGTTCGATGAATAATCAACAGAATAAATGA
- a CDS encoding CcdC family protein, translating to MFWIIASTVVATCMATGMIFVRLRAAKKPASVKKIILPPLFMSTGAFMFLFPVFRVQWSQVAEAVCVGILFSFFLIRTSKFEVREDKIYLKPSKAFVFILFGLLILRIVLKLIIGQTIAFGQMSGMFFLLALGMIITWRLAMLRQYLQLERTL from the coding sequence ATGTTTTGGATTATTGCAAGCACAGTGGTAGCTACGTGTATGGCTACGGGAATGATATTTGTCCGGCTTCGGGCAGCTAAAAAGCCTGCGAGTGTAAAGAAAATTATATTACCCCCGCTTTTCATGAGTACGGGGGCATTCATGTTTTTGTTTCCGGTATTTCGCGTGCAATGGAGCCAGGTTGCTGAGGCAGTTTGTGTAGGTATTCTTTTTTCCTTTTTTCTCATCCGTACATCAAAATTTGAAGTGCGGGAGGACAAGATTTATTTAAAGCCGTCAAAAGCGTTCGTCTTTATTTTATTTGGACTACTTATCTTGCGTATTGTACTTAAGCTCATCATAGGGCAGACGATAGCGTTCGGACAAATGAGCGGGATGTTCTTTCTGCTGGCCCTTGGTATGATCATAACATGGCGTTTAGCCATGCTCAGACAATACCTACAATTGGAAAGAACATTATAA
- a CDS encoding FbpB family small basic protein → MRRKQKITYSERVQENIRLIKADQKLLDQIDERIEQRHHNRIKQIPS, encoded by the coding sequence ATGAGAAGAAAACAAAAGATAACTTATAGTGAGCGCGTTCAGGAGAATATCCGGTTAATTAAAGCTGACCAAAAGCTGCTTGACCAAATTGATGAACGGATTGAACAACGTCATCACAACCGTATAAAGCAGATCCCTTCATAA
- a CDS encoding AAA family ATPase: MDKSIKTWSSLDQEPQITEIEALRLMNNEEIMDGEIKALLYIVLAYHRMKRHKNKDPLADQFIDEARVIDPDNSLVRDLYESIQLLKAYTLLKETPYEQWILHETDHDSAKGKKAQVMYDEVEVVQQQWNEELATKNMVDATSRRLKLYQEVYEHLSSLKEILAEALDSIEHRRIHIPVKQVNEKTRKLTEYQDELYKRLPHFLTISVNENPLESFDQMVGLSDVKKYIKHYYQFLKYQQHRRHIGFSMVDDPGLHMIITGNPGTGKTTIARFLANIYYELGILDTKEVVEVNRSHLVGSYVGQSEENTMNYVQQAVGGVLFIDEAYSLKREGQTGNDYGQAVIDTLVSAMTGKEYGGKFAVILAGYPEEMRQFLWSNPGLRSRFPEQNHIELPDYQLNELLQIAEDAALENDFFFTEQALRLFESLIEKERVDDSFGNARTVRNLVLKTIFQKGASEQLEDKQHWLDHMRINEQDLNFEETNDHDSVSPIDRLHSLIGLNSVKEEVEKLSSFVQAQQKRKKLGYPVVPIQLHSVFSGNPGTGKTTVADIYAQILKKCGLLKRGHMVVASRSDLVAGYVGQTAMKTKRKVREALGGVLFIDEAYALYNGGRDDFGKEAIETLVDEMTRHNENLVVILAGYKQEIRQLIASNPGLSSRFKKYLTFPDYDEHELLDMLVYQTGQYGYQLGDNVEQLLLDLFQSHEIEGNGRFINNLVNEAIQYQAIRLIDKEEDDWHTITHNDITNAWHIVRREA; this comes from the coding sequence GTGGATAAATCAATTAAAACGTGGAGCAGCCTTGATCAAGAACCACAGATTACAGAAATTGAAGCATTGCGTTTGATGAATAATGAGGAAATTATGGATGGAGAAATAAAAGCACTCCTTTATATTGTCCTCGCCTATCATCGGATGAAGCGACATAAAAACAAGGATCCACTTGCCGATCAATTTATTGATGAAGCACGGGTGATCGATCCTGACAATTCTTTAGTTCGTGACTTATATGAGTCGATCCAGCTCCTTAAAGCTTATACATTGTTAAAGGAAACACCATATGAACAATGGATCCTTCATGAAACCGATCATGATTCCGCAAAAGGGAAAAAAGCGCAGGTCATGTATGATGAAGTGGAGGTTGTACAACAGCAATGGAATGAAGAGCTTGCAACTAAAAATATGGTTGATGCGACAAGCCGCCGTCTCAAATTGTATCAAGAAGTCTATGAGCACTTATCATCTTTAAAAGAAATATTAGCAGAAGCACTCGATTCAATTGAACATCGGCGTATTCATATCCCGGTTAAACAAGTAAATGAGAAAACAAGAAAACTCACTGAATACCAAGATGAATTGTATAAACGTCTTCCACATTTTTTAACAATATCAGTAAATGAGAATCCACTTGAGTCCTTTGACCAGATGGTGGGCTTATCCGATGTGAAGAAGTATATTAAGCATTATTATCAGTTTTTAAAATATCAACAACATCGGCGTCATATCGGGTTCTCTATGGTGGATGACCCTGGCCTTCACATGATTATTACTGGAAACCCTGGTACAGGGAAAACAACGATCGCTAGATTCCTGGCGAACATTTATTATGAACTCGGGATCCTGGATACAAAAGAGGTGGTTGAAGTCAATCGTTCCCATCTTGTTGGTTCATATGTAGGGCAAAGTGAAGAAAATACAATGAATTATGTTCAGCAAGCTGTCGGTGGTGTTCTTTTTATTGACGAAGCCTATAGTTTGAAGCGAGAAGGCCAGACAGGAAATGATTATGGACAAGCTGTTATCGATACTCTCGTATCTGCCATGACCGGTAAGGAATATGGCGGTAAATTCGCCGTTATTTTAGCTGGTTATCCTGAAGAAATGCGGCAGTTTCTTTGGTCAAACCCAGGTCTTCGCAGCAGATTTCCAGAACAAAATCACATTGAACTGCCAGATTATCAGCTTAATGAGCTTCTGCAAATCGCTGAGGATGCGGCGCTTGAGAATGACTTTTTCTTTACTGAACAGGCGCTAAGATTGTTTGAATCCCTTATTGAGAAAGAACGCGTGGATGATTCATTTGGAAATGCACGAACTGTTCGCAACCTCGTATTGAAAACGATCTTTCAAAAGGGGGCTTCCGAACAGCTCGAAGATAAGCAACATTGGTTAGATCACATGAGAATAAATGAGCAGGATTTAAACTTTGAAGAAACAAATGATCACGACTCCGTTTCACCTATAGATCGACTTCATTCCCTTATTGGATTGAACAGTGTGAAAGAAGAAGTTGAGAAACTCTCTTCCTTTGTTCAGGCCCAACAGAAGAGGAAAAAGCTAGGGTATCCAGTCGTACCGATTCAGCTTCATTCGGTATTCTCCGGGAACCCTGGTACGGGTAAGACCACTGTGGCCGACATTTATGCACAGATTCTAAAGAAATGTGGTCTTTTGAAACGTGGACATATGGTGGTAGCCTCAAGAAGTGATCTCGTTGCGGGATACGTTGGCCAAACAGCAATGAAAACGAAACGTAAAGTACGTGAAGCTCTCGGCGGTGTATTGTTTATCGATGAAGCCTATGCTTTATATAATGGTGGACGTGATGACTTTGGGAAAGAAGCGATCGAAACCCTCGTTGATGAGATGACACGTCATAATGAAAACTTGGTCGTCATCTTGGCTGGGTATAAGCAGGAAATCAGACAATTGATCGCCAGCAACCCTGGATTATCTTCTCGATTTAAAAAGTATTTAACTTTTCCTGACTATGATGAACACGAGCTCTTGGACATGCTTGTTTACCAAACAGGCCAATATGGCTATCAACTTGGAGACAATGTTGAACAGCTTCTATTAGATTTATTTCAATCGCATGAAATAGAGGGAAATGGGAGGTTCATCAATAATTTAGTTAATGAAGCAATCCAATATCAAGCGATTCGTCTAATAGATAAGGAAGAAGATGACTGGCATACCATCACGCATAATGACATTACAAATGCTTGGCACATTGTTCGGAGGGAGGCTTAA